AGCTCAGTACAACACAACCTCCACCTCTTCTCCCTCCAGGTAACCCTCGCTGTCCTCTGGAATCGTTATGTATCCGTTGCTCTCCACAAGCGAGCTTATTATGCCACTGCCCTTCTTCTTTATCGGTCTTGCCGTACCGTTTTCGTACCAGACCTTGACGAACTCGTAGCGGCCGAGCTGGCTCGGAACCCTTTCGGTAAGCCTTGCCCTGACCCGGGTTTCGTAGTTTCTTGCCCCCACAAGCTTCGCAAGCGCGTGCTTGACGTAGAGGTGGAACTGAGTGAAGACCGCAACCGGATAGCCGCTCATTACAAAGACTCTCTCCCCGTATCCTATTGGCCTTCCTGGTTTTATCGTCGTCCCGTGGAAGAGAAGGTTCACAAAGCGGTGGGCAAAGTCCATATCGCCGAAAGCTGAGCCGCCCGTGACAAGGACGAGGTCGTTCTCGGAGCGTGCTTTCCTTATTGCCTCTCCGATTTTCTCCTCGTCATCCGGAATTACCCCATAGAACCTCGGCTCCCCAAAGTACTGCCTGACTAGGCCTTTCAGCATAACCGAGTTGCTCTCAAGTATCTTTCCATGGTTCAGGGCTTCTTCATCAAACTCCTCGATGAGCTCGCTTCCTGTAACTATTATACCAACCCTGGGCTTTCTCCTGACTCGAACAGTCTTGAAGCCTATGCTTTTGAGGATTGCCAGGTCCTGAGGCCTTAGAATCTGGCCCTTTTTAAGGACAACCTGTCCCTTTCTGACGTCCTCACCCTTCATTGCAACGTTCTGACCGGGAGCAACGGGGCGGAGAACCCTTATAACGTCCCCCTCGCGCTCGGCCATCTCCTGCATCAGAACGGCGTTTGCTCCCTCCGGGATCTTGGCCCCGGTCAGGAGCTTAACTGCAGTTCCGGGCTCAACGGTCTTTTTACTCTCTCCGCCGGCGGGAATTTCGTCTATTACCCTGAGCTC
This sequence is a window from Thermococcus kodakarensis KOD1. Protein-coding genes within it:
- the glp gene encoding molybdopterin molybdotransferase MoeA produces the protein MREFKKLTPYKEALGLLLNDLSEIQEVEEVPLDEALGRVLAEDVVSPIDSPPFDRSAVDGYALRAEDTFQAREYSPVELRVIDEIPAGGESKKTVEPGTAVKLLTGAKIPEGANAVLMQEMAEREGDVIRVLRPVAPGQNVAMKGEDVRKGQVVLKKGQILRPQDLAILKSIGFKTVRVRRKPRVGIIVTGSELIEEFDEEALNHGKILESNSVMLKGLVRQYFGEPRFYGVIPDDEEKIGEAIRKARSENDLVLVTGGSAFGDMDFAHRFVNLLFHGTTIKPGRPIGYGERVFVMSGYPVAVFTQFHLYVKHALAKLVGARNYETRVRARLTERVPSQLGRYEFVKVWYENGTARPIKKKGSGIISSLVESNGYITIPEDSEGYLEGEEVEVVLY